The following are encoded together in the Corticium candelabrum chromosome 1, ooCorCand1.1, whole genome shotgun sequence genome:
- the LOC134183125 gene encoding death-associated protein kinase 1-like has protein sequence MSERDIRRLNSQLADAVRKNEGDEVERLLSQGASPNACNDLGWPVLVEACDKRYHSVCKLLVKRGADVNKTIKYGSTALKMVARNGDDEMVDFLLSSNADAGQKDDVGRTAFDWAMRTHHMSTAGRLVLATQRGDVINTIVRLGTEMKDDSGRTLLHYAAQYGSLDVVELLLANKADADASDNEGKRPYQLADGELRKRLKKARDKQKYAVLFAEGTVRPEIIKLCFIGSEGAGKTTLKKALKRRWFKRIFTNENKADNPDCEEERTIGINVITAYIPGVGLVSLWDHAGQKQFHKTHGLFFSASNSFFILLVSLVRVKEGRRCSDEELLDELQYWLSFLISSLDGEFIPTVLIMASRGDYCRDGQRVLQRVVDYICDLFKSKINIIQECLVIDCRQSKSPEMKQLKKLLRGMKQQLEESAPLYPRLCQPVVSKLLPSLRKKQEDPFMETATLMEKIKQEACPGLEKEVVEKVVGFLDQSGEIAVVGDVAALNPACLHQYAIGPLIASEDFKWHVRSKREDGTVKKEEAETAIDRYLRDHKIAVQLNTDKVLAINKSLGICFKVEGRDDTYMFPALLLPKDLSIMWKKDESKEVYVGRRQVCRSQTTIFSPSTFCMFQSKVCITLDQKARLWRDGLILSQCSTVHNLIECLVAMIDPVRSVDFVCRGGKGTEKDCGSLLDTVMSLWRDMLDSYSPGTEYQTEYLSRKHLKEHKELKQVTTYSQKEIDEAKAKEEGACAAVKQVVGDDLIVESLGDLLGVPSSAARMPTTTVVHPTAVVAAVIKHGSSQWSLFGEKLGFGHHEVNSLCHDKVTAASKLSAIIQVKTEQVGDVKKIDDLLLEICGLLPSRIDGVVKEELGLAH, from the exons atgagtgagagagacatCAGAAGATTGAATAGCCAACTAGCGGATGCTGTAAGGAAAAACGAAGGTGATGAGGTTGAGAGATTGTTGAGTCAAGGAGCTTCACCGAATGCTTGTAATGATCTT GGATGGCCTGTACTGGTGGAAGCTTGTGATAAACGCTACCATTCTGTATGTAAGCTGCTAGTGAAGAGAGGGGCAGATGTGAACAAAACTATTAAATAT GGTAGCACTGCTCTAAAGATGGTAGCAAGGAATGGTGATGATGAAATGGTCGACTTCCTTTTATCATCaaatgctgatgctggacAGAAGGATGat GTTGGTAGGACTGCATTTGATTGGGCTATGAGAACACatcacatgtcaacagctggtCGTTTGGTGTTGGCAACTCAAAGAGGTGATGTGATAAATACAATTGTTAGGCTGGGAACAGAAATGAAGGATGAT tcGGGACgaactttacttcactatgcTGCTCAGTATGGCAGTCTTGATGTGGTTGAGCTTCTCTTGGCCAACAAGGCAGATGCCGATGCTTCAGACAAT GAAGGTAAGAGACCATACCAACTGGCTGATGGTGAACTGAGAAAACGACTGAAGAAAGCAAGA GATAAACAGAAGTATGCTGTTCTGTTTGCTGAGGGCACAGTGAGACCAGAAATCATCAAGTTGTGTTTCATCGGTTCAGAAGGAGCAGGAAAGACGACACTCAAGAAGGCTCTCAAACGAAGATGGTTCAAACGAATTTTCACAAACGAGAATAAAGCAGACAACCCGGATTGTGAAGAGGAACGCACAATTGGTATCAACGTGATAACAGCCTATATTCCAGGAGTGGGTCTCGTCTCACTGTGGGACCATGCAGGCCAAAAGCAGTTCCACAAAACCCACGGACTCTTCTTCTCTGCATCCAACTCGTTCTTCATCTTGCTAGTGAGTCTAGTGAGAGTAAAGGAGGGACGACGGTGCAGCGATGAGGAGTTGCTAGATGAGCTTCAGTACTGGCTCTCATTTCTCATATCCAGTTTGGATGGAGAGTTTATACCGACAGTGTTGATAATGGCCAGTCGAGGAGATTATTGTCGTGATGGTCAGCGTGTGTTGCAGCGTGTTGTCGACTACATTTGTGATCTGTTCAAAAGCAAGATCAACATCATTCAAGAATGTTTGGTTATCGACTGCAGGCAGAGCAAATCTCCTGAAATGAAACAACTGAAGAAGTTGTTACGTGGCATGAAGCAGCAACTAGAGGAG TCTGCTCCTCTGTATCCTCGTCTTTGTCAGCCAGTCGTGTCCAAgttgcttccttctcttcgtaagaaacaagaagatccATTCATGGAGACGGCAACACTCATGGAGAAGATTAAGCAAGAAGCATGTCCAGGACTAGAGAAGGAGGTTGTAGAAAAGGTAGTTGGTTTCTTGGATCAATCAGGAGAG aTTGCAGTTGTTGGTGATGTGGCTGCTCTCAATCCTGCTTGTCTACATCAATATGCCATCGGTCCTCTTATTGCTTCTGAGGATTTTAAGTGGCACGTCAGGTCAAAGAGGGAGGATGGCACAGTAAAaaaagaagaagcagaaacgGCAATCGATCGTTACTTGAGAGATCACAAGATTGCTgttcaactcaacacagataAAGTTCTCGCTATCAACAAATCTCTTGGtatctgcttcaaagtggaaGGCAGAGACGACACGTATATGTTTCCAGCTCTCTTGCTTCCTAAGGATCTGTCTATCATGTGGAAGAAAGATGAGAGTAAGGAAGTGTATGTCGGTCGACGTCAAGTGTGCAGAAGTCAGACGACCATCTTCAGTCCATCTACATTCTgcatgtttcaatctaaagttTGCATTACTTTGGATCAAAAGGCAAGGCTGTGGAGGGATGGACTGATCTTATCACAATGCAGTACAGTTCATAATCTCATTGAGTGTTTGGTTGCCATGATAGATCCTGTTCGTTCTGTTGACTTTGTGTGTCGTGGAGGCAAGGGAACAGAAAAAGATTGTGGGTCATTGCTggacactgtcatgtctctttggagAGATATGTTAGACAGCTACAGTCCGGGCACTGAATATCAGACTGAAtatctgagcagaaagcatCTGAAGgaacacaaagaactgaaacaagtcactACCTACTCTCAGAAGGAGATCGATGAAGCAAAGGCAAAGGAAGAAGGAGCATGTGCTGCTGTCAAACAAGTAGTTGGTGATGATCTGATTGTAGAAAGTCTTGGCGACCTGCTGGGTGTACCATCATCAGCTGCTAGAATGCCAACCACTACTGTTGTCCATCCCACTGCAGTAGTGGCAGCTGTCATTAAGCACGGTTCATCTCAATGGTCTTTATTTGGAGAGAAATTAGGTTTCGGTCACCACGAAGTTAATTCCTTATGTCATGACAAAGTGACTGCAGCTTCTAAATTGTCTGCAATTATTCAAGTGAAGACTGAACAAGTTGGTgatgtgaagaagattgaTGATCTGCTGTTGGAGATATGTGGACTGTTGCCAAGTCGAATTGATGGTGTAGTCAAGGAGGAGCTTGGACTTGCTCATTAG
- the LOC134189218 gene encoding tol-Pal system protein TolA-like produces the protein MEQLDAETERDKRQAHEDRRRFKQQEHETIGVAVRHTNETVAEREAATHQVEEEATDAQHAVEEARRAVEEAKAMRDAETQAETEAEAAAAEEAARQAQEAAGQALAEQKNS, from the exons ATGGAGCAGTTGGATGCTGAAACTGAGAGGGACAAGCGGCAAGCACACGAGGACAGACGAAGGTTTAAGCAGCAA GAACATGAGACAATCGGTGTTGCAGTGAGGCACACAAATGAAACTGTTGCTGAGCGAGAAGCCGCTACTCATCAGGTGGAAGAAGAAGCCACAGATGCTCAGCATGCAGTAGAAGAAGCAAGACGTGCAGTGGAAGAGGCAAAGGCCATGCGAGATGCAGAGACACAAGCAGAG ACAGAAGCCGAGGCCGCTGCTGCAGAGGAAGCCGCTCGACAGGCACAAGAAGCAGCCGGGCAAGCACTAGCTGAACAGAAA AACTCGTGA
- the LOC134195717 gene encoding death-associated protein kinase 1-like, with product MTDSEDEYEDSSSFDDTSTEERMSERDIGTLNHQLVVAVRNNQGDEVERLLNLGASANACSDGWPVLVEACDKRYHSVCKLLVKRGADVNKTTEYDSTALKMVAMNGDDKMVDFLLSSNADAGQKDDCGLTAFDWAMDRGHMSTAGHLLLATQRVEDVTVEHRRLVLHWAYENKRDDVMKTIVKLGTEKKDKLGRTLLHYAAEYDSRDVVEFLLANKADADASDKYGKRPYQLADGELRRRLKKARDEQKYAVLFAEGTVRPEIIKLCFIGSEGAGKTTLKKALKRRWFKRIFTNENKADDPYCEEERTIGINVMIAYIPGVGLVSLWDHAGQKQFHKTHGLFFSASNSFFILLVSLVRGKERRRCSDEELLDELQYWLSFLRSSLDGEFIPTVLIMASRGDYYHDGQRVLQRVVDYIRELFKGKINIIQECLVIDCRQSKSPEMKQLKKLLCDLKHELQQSAPLYPRLCQPVVSKLLPSLRKKQEDPFMETATLMEKIEQEACPGLEKEVVEKVVGFLDQSGEIAVVGDVAALNPACLHQYAIGPIVASEDFTWRVRSPRNDGTVTKEEAKTAIDHYLRDHKIAVQLNTDKVLAINKSLGICFKVEGRDDTYMFPALLPPNDLSVMWQKDENKKVYVGRRQVCSSQTTIFSPSTFCMFQSKVCTTLDPEAARLWRDGLILSQGSTVHNLIECLVAMIDPVRSVDFVCRGGKQTEVECVSLLDTVMSLWRDMLDSYSPGTEYQTEYLSRKHLEEHKELKHVATYSEEKIKEAKAKEEGADAAVKQVVGNELMVESLGDLLVIQPISQSAPVSSSAVFNAVIGCGSSQWYSCGLKLDFNHDQIEALCHDKVTPADKLSAIIQVKTKQVGDVKKMDDLLLEACRHLPDPIDGAVKEKLGIYH from the exons ATGACTGACAGTGAGGACGAGTATGAAGATAGCAGCAGTTTTGATGATACTTCTACGGAAGAGAG aatgagtgagagagacatCGGAACGTTGAATCACCAACTAGTGGTTGCTGTAAGGAATAACCAAGGTGATGAGGTTGAGAGATTGTTGAATCTAGGAGCATCAGCAAATGCATGTAGTGat GGATGGCCTGTACTGGTGGAAGCTTGTGATAAACGCTACCATTCTGTATGTAAGCTGCTAGTGAAGAGAGGGGCAGATGTGAACAAAACTACTGAATAT GATAGCACTGCTCTAAAGATGGTAGCAATGAATGGTGATGATAAAATGGTCGACTTCCTTTTATCATCaaatgctgatgctggacAGAAGGATGat TGTGGTTTGACTGCATTTGATTGGGCTATGGATagaggtcacatgtcaacagctggtCATTTGTTGTTGGCAACTCAAAGAGTTGAAGATGTTACAGTTGAG caTCGTCGTCTTGTGTTGCATTGGGCATATGAGAACAAGAGAGATGATGTGATGAAAACAATTGTTAAGCTGGGAACAGAAAAGAAGGATAAG ttgggacgaactttacttcactatgcTGCTGAGTATGACAGTCGTGATGTGGTTGAGTTTCTCTTGGCCAACAAGGCAGATGCTGATGCTTCAGACAAG TATGGTAAGAGACCATACCAACTGGCTGATGGTGAACTGAGAAGACGACTGAAGAAAGCAAGA gatgaacagaagtatgcTGTTCTGTTTGCTGAGGGCACAGTGAGACCAGAAATCATCAAGTTGTGTTTCATCGGTTCAGAAGGAGCAGGAAAGACGACACTCAAGAAGGCTCTCAAACGAAGATGGTTCAAACGAATTTTCACAAACGAGAATAAAGCAGACGACCCGTATTGTGAAGAGGAACGCACGATTGGTATCAACGTGATGATAGCCTATATTCCAGGAGTGGGTCTCGTTTCGCTGTGGGACCACGCAGGTCAAAAGCAGTTCCACAAAACCCATGGCCTCTTCTTCTCTGCATCCAACTCGTTCTTCATCTTGCTAGTGAGTCTAGTGAGAGGAAAGGAGAGACGACGGTGCAGCGATGAGGAGTTGCTAGATGAGCTTCAGTACTGGCTCTCATTTCTCAGATCCAGTTTGGATGGAGAGTTTATACCTACAGTGTTGATAATGGCCAGTCGAGGAGATTATTATCATGATGGTCAGCGTGTGTTGCAGCGTGTGGTCGACTACATTCGTGAGCTGTTCAAAGGCAAGATCAACATCATTCAAGAATGTTTGGTTATCGACTGCAGGCAGAGCAAATCTCCTGAAATGAAACAACTGAAGAAGTTGTTATGTGATCTGAAGCACGAGCTTCAGCAG TCTGCTCCTCTGTATCCTCGTCTTTGTCAGCCAGTCGTGTCCAAgttgcttccttctcttcgtaagaaacaagaagatccATTCATGGAGACGGCAACACTCATGGAGAAGATTGAGCAAGAAGCATGTCCAGGACTAGAGAAGGAGGTTGTAGAAAAGGTAGTTGGTTTCTTGGATCAATCAGGAGAG attgctgttgttggtgatGTGGCTGCTCTCAATCCTGCTTGTCTACATCAATATGCCATCGGTCCTATTGTTGCTTCTGAGGATTTCACGTGGCGTGTCAGGTCCCCGAGAAATGATGGCACAGTAACAAAAGAAGAAGCGAAAACGGCAATCGATCATTACTTGAGAGATCACAAGATTGCTgttcaactcaacacagataAAGTTCTCGCTATCAACAAATCTCTTGGtatctgcttcaaagtggaaggcagagacgacacgtacatgtttccagctctcttgcctcctaatgatctgtctgtcatgtggcAGAAAGATGAGAATAAGAAAGTGTATGTCGGTCGACGTCAAGTTTGCAGCAGTCAGACGACCATCTTCAGTCCATCTACATTCTgcatgtttcaatctaaagttTGCACAACATTAGATCCAGAAGCAGCAAGGCTGTGGAGGGATGGACTGATCTTATCACAAGGCAGTACAGTTCATAATCTCATTGAGTGTTTGGTGGCCATGATAGATCCTGTTCGTTCTGTTGACTTTGTGTGTCGTGgaggcaagcaaacagaagtAGAATGTGTTTCACTGCTggacactgtcatgtctctttggagAGATATGTTAGACAGCTACAGTCCGGGCACTGAATATCAGACTGAAtatctgagcagaaagcatttagaggaacacaaagaactgaaacaTGTCGCTACCTACTCTGAGGAGAAAATCAAGGAAGCaaaagcaaaggaagaagGAGCAGATGCTGCTGTCAAACAAGTAGTTGGTAATGAGCTGATGGTAGAAAGTCTTGGCGACCTGCTGGTCATTCAACCCATCAGTCAATCAGCTCCAGTTTCATCCAGTGCAGTTTTCAATGCTGTTATTGGGTGTGGTTCATCTCAATGGTATTCATGTGGACTAAAACTAGACTTtaatcatgatcagattgaAGCTTTGTGTCATGACAAAGTGACTCCTGCTGATAAATTGTCTGCAATCATCCAAGTAAAGACCAAACAAGTTGGTGATGTGAAGAAGATGGATGATCTGCTGTTGGAGGCGTGTAGACATTTACCAGATCCAATTGACGGTGCAGTGAAGGAGAAGCTTGGAATTTATCATTAG
- the LOC134195883 gene encoding drebrin-like protein B: MNSCYLLVFGEVAPTSQKGVCQRHVNDIAGFLRCAHVTINVRHEGDVEEKVVFFKVSKSSGACYGFRKEKARRVEPFGPVGLVYKKADVRADIDANKRDKFWSDQEKLEKQRVQEERKVKIEEEKKRTVKSKRGRQERQLCGEREAERERSIDGQKAREREDYRRREEEDRAHYKARMEQLDAETEREKRQADEDRRRFKQQERETIGAAVRHIKETVAEREVATCQVEEEPQTLSMQ; encoded by the exons atgaaTAGTTGCTACCTTTTAGTC TTTGGGGAGGTGGCACCGACATCACAGAAAGGCGTCTGTCAACGTCATGTCAACGATATTGCCGGATTTCTAAGG TGTGCTCACGTGACCATCAATGTTCGTCATGAAGGCGACGTGGAGGAGAAGGTCGTATTTTTTAAAGTGTCGAAATCGTCTGGAGCTTGTTATGGCTTCCGCAAGGAAAAGGCCAGACGAGTGGAACCATTCGGTCCAGTG GGTTTGGTTTACAAGAAAGCCGACGTACGAGCTGATATTGATGCAAACAAACGAGACAAGTTTTGGTCTGACCAAGAG AAACTTGAGAAGCAGCGCGTTCAAGAGGAACGTAAGGTAAAAATTGAGGAAGAAAAGAAGCGGACAGTGAAATCAAAGAGAGGGAG GCAAGAGAGACAACTTTGTGGAGAGAGGGAAGCTGAACGTGAACGATCAATTGATGGACAGAa AGCTCGTGAAAGGGAAGACTATCGTAGacgtgaagaagaagacagagcACATTAC AAAGCTCGCATGGAGCAGTTGGATGCTGAAACCGAGAGAGAGAAGCGGCAAGCAGACGAGGACAGACGAAGGTTTAAGCAGCAG GAACGTGAGACAATCGGTGCTGCAGTGAGGCACATAAAGGAAACTGTTGCTGAGCGAGAAGTCGCTACTTGTCAGGTGGAAGAAGAGCCGCAGACGCTCAGCATGCAGTAG